The DNA region CCATAAAGCGAAGCCTGGGATGGGCAATTGAAGACGAGAGGAGCAAGCTGAAAAGATCCAGTAAGCACTCATTTTTTCAAGggaaatatgtttaattttatttttatctagaTATTGTCCTATCGGATGACGATGAGGATTCGAATTCCggtaatttcaaataatatcaAAAGCCACAAATAATCCGCTCGCTAGTGGTGCTTGCTATAACactcaattatttataattagtcTTGTGCCCGTTCTCTCAATGTATCGCACACAATCAAATGCCTCACATATTACTCATTCCTCCACATTCGCATGAGTAACTGTCATTACGAATTCCTACGGAATTTCAACCTaaaaactaaaccttcttttTACAGGGTCCGAAAATATCAGGACGTCGCTGCCAGGCACCTTGTTTCTGTTTGGTACCGCTGTTGTACTAGTCATAGCTCATGTtataagagaaaaaatgttgacttaataaacgttttgttGTTACTGTTTCCTAATGTGTTTTTATCTCCCCtcgtataaaaataatgaacaaaaATCCCAGGTAAACCGTTTGCGAAAGTAGTCGcaacggttttttttttattgctgtcGTAACGTCAGTTAGGGGATGTGTTTGGCGTTTTTTAGGTCAGAACGAGTATGTTTAAACAAATGGACATATCTGCCTTCCTTAAACGCACCGATTTCTACATAAATCTTTCTTCGTCTAACTTATTGCCTTGTAAACTGAGTCcggttttttatttatttttttttatcacttattAGAGTCTCTCAATGCAAAAAGCTGTCACGCTAAAGGgcaatttttttccgaaaGGAATGTTAGTCAGTTATTTAAGGGGAAGCAAACTCAGAATCTCTCTTGTTCGCGAAAATCCGCCAAGAAATTTCCTCAATCCAAGCCCCCAAAAGTCAAAAATGACTGAGAAATGTCCCGCTTCGGCTCTCCTTGCGAGTAGTTTACTTCAACCCCCGGCAACCCTGCAAACCCTTTAGGGCGCATTATCGCCGCACGATGCGCTCTCAAGGGTTCACGGGGCTGCCGGCGTCGCCGCCACCGTCGTCCGTCATCGTCGCCATGTCCGCCGTTCGATTTTCGGTCGCAGCGGTTCGCCGTCGCGACGCCGGGCCATTTTTTCGATCGTTCACGCGATGACGCCGACAGAACCGTGGTGAAACACGGGAAAATGGTCAGGATGGCCGGAATGGAGGAACACGAGAGGAAAATCGTCGTCGAGTTTGTGCATCTGTTGGAAAAGTCCAAGCAGCTATTCAATGGGTTACGGTAAGGGCTGATGAGTGTGCACGTAGGGACCAGTGCTCAATAGATTGCCCCAGTTTCGCTAAAGCCTCGAGCGGTACTATTGTTTCGGCTTAGAACGACATATAAAAGAAATCCAGGCTTTTCTCCACCAAAAAAAACGTTGTTGCCAAATTCGACGAAATTTGTTACATTACAGAGACTTACCTCAATATGGGCACAAGCAGTGGCAAGCCTACTTCGGAAGGACCTTCGATATCTACACAAAACTGTGGAAGTTCCAGCAACAGCACCGGCAAATACTGGACACAAAGTACGGCTTGAAGCGATGGCAAATAGGGGAAATCGCCTCCAAAATTGGGCAGCTCTATTATCACTATTAGTGAGTCCAAAACAACCTAAAAACACACACAATCACAACTTTTCTTTCAGTTTGAGGACTAGCGAAACAAATTATCTCAATGAAGCATACTCGTTCTATTCCGCAATTCGAGGCAGGGCTTATTATTCGAGGGCCGCAAAGGAAGACAGGTGGGTTTACTTATAATGACGCCCCCTATTTGGTTTAATAGAGCTTTTAGGTCGGAACTAATGGTGAAAAAATTGCGATACTACGCGCGTTTCATAGTGGTGTGCCTGTTGCTTAGACGAATGAAATTAGTTAGAGAATTGATAGTAGAATTAGACAGACATATCGCCGACTACACCAGTACCTACGAACCGGACGACCAGATCGAATGGAGCCTGGTCCTGGACGAGATCAAGGCATTTATTACTGCCGACTCCTTGGTTTCGGTCCTGCACGCGGATACAAACCCTATTGTTTTATCCCATAGGTAATAGgacatttttttgctttagttTATAATAACGCTGCAATTTCGAAGATTAAGTCCACTCACAACACCACcagtagaaaaaaatcaatatatgAATTTAACGCTACAAGAGATCCTAATTGTGGGCAGCGTCACTGAACAAGTGAAATTTTCGGAGCTCACGATGGACATGTTCAGGATGATACAGACGCTGGAGCGGGAACCACAGGAGGATTTCAATCATATCTATGATGCCTCGCCGGCCCCGGGGAGGGTTCCGTACGGGATACCGGGGCAAAAAGGGTAAGTTCGAAAAGTTTAGAATGTACAGAGTGCCTGGAgctcaattaaatttccatggTTGAACTTTAGAAACGGACACACTGTATTTCAGACCGAACAAGTTTCGCGCTCGCAATAACGCGTtctataaattgaaaatcctCAAAAGGTTCCGCTATAAACGTAGCCAATTGCAGCcgagcttttttttattgtcggCGTATACAGTGTTGTCCACGTGCAGGCGCTGTTCTGATTTTGGCTACGTATGTTCCGTTGCAAGTTGTTCTTACAGTGCGAAAGAAAATGGGTTTTGtagttaaatatttagtgTCCTGAGATTTTCCTTACACTGACATAGAATTTCTTTGGGGAAATTATAGTCCATATTCGTGATTGTGGGAatgaattcaattaaattatcgCATACTCACTAAAAAAGCTTTGCACTAGCTCTCTTTTATTGTCCATTGTAGCCATTTTCATTATCGGTGTAGATATTTGGAGAACGGCGATCGACCATCGAGAAGAGAGAATCCGCACAAATACCTCCTCTACAAGCCGACTTTGAGTCAAATTCTGGTTTTTTTGGCCAGCGGATTCAAGGAACTGCCAGCCAACGGCGCTTTGTTGCTGTATCTTTCTTGTGATGGGTGTTTTTCGACGTCCAAACATCCGGAAGACAGTGAGTTGACTTTGAATCCTTTCACATCTAAAGCAAATGCggtttttaaggaaaaaatgccTTTGTAGACTATTATAGAGGGGCTTAGGGAAGATTCGGTTTTAGAATAACATGTTAATCATAattcaaagaatttaaattgttgaaaataagtGTTCCGGGGAGTATCGCAAAGTGCAGGGACGTCTTGGACCGTCTTAGTGCTGTTTGGTTCATATGAAGTCGTATTCGGAATCACTCTaatgatatatgtatataatatgcTCTGGGTTGTGTTGTGTGCAACGTTGTCgaatcacatttttttgtagtgATTAAAAGAAGCTATATGCATGTTCTATTACAATAGTGAAAGGGGGGTAATTTCTTCATCTTGAAGGAAAATCCTTACAAATACTGGCAAACTTCCCATAAATAATagattgttttaaatttagccGGATCGGCTATTCGGGCTATTCCTGTCCTCCGGAGCGTTGTCATTGCCTAATAAATCAATCGTCCCTGACCCGATTTTAATTCACAGTGGGTTACGACTTGGGAGGCGTTGCCACCAGCAGCAAACGTGAGGGCGAGCACAAGAAAACCAAAGAAGTACACTGCCTTTACCCCGGTGACCTGTACCCCTTCACGAGACGTCCCTTATTCGTGATAGTGGACTCTGACAATAGTTTCGTTTTTCAACACATACCTAGGTATTTTGGACAGCCTTTAGTCACCTTAATGTCGCCTCAAGACATACCCCCTGCCTTCCAAGGTATGCCACTGTTCTCCTCCCCTCCTCCATCATTGCAACATTCATTTGTTTACTTCAAGACCAACAACACAACGGATCACTCTTCACGCTGTTCCTGCACTCACCACTAACCGCCTTCTGTTACTGCTGCAATATCACCAGCATAGCGATCCATCACTGGGAGCGCTGCCAGTCATTCGTGGATCGCTTTGTCACGGAGGCGTCCAGGCTGTTCACCAGGTCCCGGGTGGATTTGTCATATCTTCAGTTCTTTGGTGACGATTTTCTGCGACTTCTGTTGCTGCGCTACGTGTTCTGCGAGGTCGTTCTGCACCTCCACCGAGCCTTCAGAGGCAGGCAATATCGGCCGAGATGCCAGCCTCCATTGCCCGACGCCGAACTGCTGGAACATCCCTCTTTGCAACACTTGGTGCTCGATCTGGCCGCCCATTTGGAAGTGAGGACGCATTTTGTGGAGGGGAACGAGCTGGAATGATCCAGGTAGGTTTTCGGTGAGTTTCCGTGCACCGCAGTTAATCGTTCTTTAACAGGTCTTCCTCCTCATGGCTTCATTTGGGGCTCCAGAGCCAATCCGCCCCGAAAGCTCATGAGGAAGGAGGGGGTGAGCCCTCCCGCGAATTTGCCGTTTCGTATTACGCAGGCCTGGCGGTCGTAGTGGTCCTGTCGGCGGCAGCGGCGCGCCTGTTTGTCGCCGAAGTCTCGCGAATATTCCAGAGAATTGTGAACGCGTTGCACTATTTCGACATTGATTTCGAGAGGAAATCGACGGCGACGCGCGACGTTTCCCCTTTGGAGAATGTAGTCGTGGCATAAAAGAGCTTTcgtaatattaaaacaaaaaatgatagacttttaatgaattttacataCCGTGATactacttaaaatttattattattgattactCATCATCGTGGGGTAATGTGCATTGAACTTTCCTCAGTATTTTGACTTTACCTAGAAAGCACatgtttgtttcaattttcgttGTAGAGGATCTCATCTCTAGTGACTCATGGATGCCGTAGACTCACATAGAAATAAAGAGGTATTATACTAAGCTCAAACTGTTGTTAATGCAAAGTGTATTATAGAGACGTTTGTATTAAACTTGTCAATGCACGTTACTGAACAAATTAACATTATATTCGGCTCAAGAACGAGCACAGCGTCTTTCACAGAAATCCGTTCACTTTAAGCTCGACTTTTTTCAAAACGACGAAGGTTTCAACGTTTAAGCGAAGCTTCCGTTGAATTTTTCATGCTGTATATTTCTAACGTCTATAAACAAGTACCGTAAcgttattttcagtttttgacaATTATAGGAATTACTAACTTATtgagatttaaataaaaataaaaaacagttctTTGATTATTAAATCGTGTAGTTTTATTTCAGATTATATGCCTCAATATCCTGCAGGATCtcaacatatacagggtgtccgttttACTGGCTTTACTACTGGCATCTCAGTTGTCTTAAGATGCGAGGTCGGTTGAATTAGTGCAAGGATGCGCAATTTAAGGCTGAGAAAATGACCATTTTTTCATCGGCATTGTTGCCAATACTGTTGGAAATATCCGTGAAAAAATATGGTTGCCTATCATAAAAGTGCAAATCGAATATCGCGGCCATATGAGGCGAGACTGAGAGAGAAAACTTGATATTATATGTGGCCACAAAAATATGCTAATAATCCATAATCGCAAGTTTGAAAGGTTCGCGATAGAGGGAGGCCCAAGTGACTAATCAATCGATAGAACTATAGAGGGCAGCAGTACAGCAAGCCGAACTAATAAAGTCCAAGTCtactttaaattttggaactaaAGAAAAATCGTCGAATGTCTTTGCACATGGACTGAATTTATAGCTTCGTTAACGCAAAACGTAGCATAATAAACCATCGTAGTTACGGTATTGATCGTATCGCAAGTCCGATTAATTATCATCTTCCCTCACCTGAGACTTGTGGGATCAAAGCTTGATCAGTCTCTAGTTTTTCCAATAGAAAACATGTTGTTGCACGTTAATTCTTGTGCATAAAGgagaaaataacaataaaacaaagacTTTCCTCCATCTATATTAGACAAGAGAATTGGTAGCTCCCTAATTTTGTGACTCAGATGTGGAAAGGGGTAATTTTTAGCTGTAACAAAGGAGCAGTTTGGCCATTGCGATGCACGAACCCGTGTACACACGAGGACATAACGAGCCCTTTATCGAGCCGTAATACGAACCTTCGAAAATTTTCTGCCAGTTAAGTCGACTTCTTAAAAGGATAATATTCCCGTTTAGAAATTAATTGCCCCCGTATTGAAAGGCAAATTGCTTATTTCATCACATCTGTAGAATGTCGCAATTTTAGTCCCTCTTCGTATCGCTTTTGTACGGGGTGTCCTGGAAACAATGGTATTGTAACCAAATTAGGGGTCAATGTTATCTGAAAGTTTGTGGTTGCTACCTTAGAGAGCACAGTATGAGAAACTGGCCAATGGACTCTAGAGGGAGGAGCAGTAAGGTCTTTTCATTGATAAATTGTAGCTTGAGATCACGATGAGAAAGACGTGTGTGActgataaagaaaattattaatcggGACAGTATATTATTTCAGTGAAAATATCGCAATgttaaaatacagggtgttccttaatgtgctaatattttaaagtatgATTCCTCAGGTTATTTTATggagaaaagttcatatgaatatATGTATGTCCGCAACAGCCCAAATTTTtagctacagggtgttgaaatttttcttttccgctcgttatttttaagtttttcagaAAGTACTTCAGATATTGCTTTGAATTTTGGTCTGGGTTAATAGGATATAAAACCGcgtattttaataagaaaagtaGTTCTATTGTTTAACCAGTTGCGTCTCTGCATTCATGTTTTCCGatattatttacgaaaaaattgGTACCCCACTGACATTTTTTTCGCGAggatattttttctgattaagcTGGTCAATTCTACATGAAAAAAGTCCCTCTGACAAACATTATAGCTCGTTGGGAATTCGTTGAATCCGGGCATGGCAGATCCTGTATAAAGTCGCAATTTGACATAGCCAAAACTAGTTCTATTTATGAGTTAAAGTTCCAGAACTTTTGAGTTACAAAAACATGCCATTCGCTTATTTGACCGGAAATAGCACtattaatcaaaaacaaaCCGAAAAGTCCGAATGAATAATCAAATACAGGTTAATTATCCCTAAACCAGGTGTAAAAGTCATAATATTCCTGCCCTCAGGGgaataaatgaatatattaCCTACAGTGGTGAGTTACAGATGTTTTTCGCACCCCCTTCAGTTTTTGCTTCGGGGCGCGCGAACGTCTGTTTATCGCgatcaaataatgtttttcgtGTTAGTAGTTAGTAACGAAATgctttatttttgacattattaAATcacgaaaaaatttaatagagaGTCGATCAGCGGGATAATGACTCTGAGGCTTCCCCTCCCTAATAAAATTACCAGccaaagtaaatattttcccatAACATATTACCATTAACCGAGTTAGTTACAGACCCTCGACACGAGGATCGAGCAAATCATCTCGTTCTATTTAATGTTCATGCTAAATCGAATCGCCCAGTACAATGCATTATTATGGAGAGGGTGTGCCAGGATTTGTTACGGTGTTGATTCCGAGAAGGGCGACGAATTGATGCCTGGATGAAATCCCCGAATGCTGACAACGCCCAAATTCTAATGAATTCGCAGCTCTATCTTGCAATTTATGCACATTCCCAAAAATCCGTTCTAGGGGATTAAATATGCGCATACGTAACAACAAAGGCCATAAAGATGTATCGAGCAGATAAGCGGATGAATTATTAATGatccaaattcaaatttcgcCGTTTTAATTAATCTGATAGAGCGGCCCGCCATTACTGGCCATATTTCAGCGTTTTCCTATCACGGCAAAAGCGTCGGCTTTTATATTCTAATTTACAATTGTGAAACGCACCCTGATCGAATGTTCTCGAACGCAGGAAGGATGTAGGAACCATGCGTCTTGTCCCCAGAACAACAGTCTTGTGGCAATTTCCCTGCCGGACAACAAACAGTTGTTCTAAAGATCCGGCACACCGGGAAGCAGTCCGTCAACCATTTCTTTCCAGACCGGGTTCCAGGCCACGAATCATGACTCTTTGATGTCTAATTTATATCCATATTCGTTCCTTGTTTATGCGTCTAATATAATGGACAGGAGCTTCATTGATTATTGGAAGCAATAATGCATGAATTAATACTTTAATAGTGGGTTGTACAGAAGCCTTAATAGCAAAAGGGCGTTACCAGGTCGGTAAAACGGACGTAAATTGCGAAGGACTATTGTCACCGAAAACACCTACACacaaaaattaggaataaaTCAGGATATTCGAACATCGAGGGTGATTCTCGATTTCTTTAGAAACGTactgaattttccaaaaaaactcTGTGGGTTCCTaaggtaaaattattaacgatTACTGTCATTTTCGTCAAAACCGCTTCGGTACTGAAAATGATGATGCAAATTGTCAATACCCACCTCCAGATTGAGAAAAGGCGTTCTCGAGTAAAGGGCTACTCCAAAatgttttctcttttttatattGCATGTACTAAAAAGAGATGGAATGTGCCAGTGCCATCTagatttattactttaattcAGAGGTGGCGATTTCTTTATAGATAGCAGACAATTTATATGGTCTCCTCCTAGtgcaaaatttagaaattatttttaaaaattgtaaaattcacattttcaaaaaatatatatataaattgcGTCCCAGCTGCGACAAAATGTCCTACTTTCTCCACTATTTTTGTTTCGTAACTACATTTGATAATGTGTCAGACTGATCTTTAGGCTGCCAGTTTGTCTAACATtgtaaatagttatttacttaaCCAGTTTCGAAAGCAATATTTTGTCGCTTACTAATTGCAGTTGACCGGAGAATGCGAAGCGGACTTTGGTCAGTACTCTAGTGAACtacaacaatatttttcctgcGAGCGCCTCATGTGTGTCAACTTTACAGTTTTTGGGTAGATTTTATTGAATGTTAGCGTGCAGTAAAATCTTTATACGCACACGTGCAGTAAAAGGTTTTACCTCACGCATGTCAATCTACTTTGTTTTTTGCGTGCGCAAATGTAAGCTAAACGAGCGTGTGGTAAAGTGGCTTTATCGTACGCTCGCCCGAAAAATAAGTGACAAGTAAAAAAGCATCCATTCTGCCGCCTCTGTAAATTAAATATCCATCACACATCACGGACCGATCGGCCCCCCGAGCACGCTCCGGGGTCGATTTCACTTATCCCGTTGCAAAACAATCCGCCACCACCCACCCTGCTCGCCCGACAGGAGCACGTTCCAGCAGGATGAGCGGATCCCGCCAGGAGAGGGGGAGAGGGCGGCTGCAGGTCGGGGGTTGGGCCCGCCCCGCCCCTTAGGAACAGCCACTTGCGATATCGTTTCCTGATGGCATTCCTGTTGGCGGCGCGCCGTATTCCACAGGACCAGGACTACATTTCCTGACGTTTTCCTGCCCCGATCTGTCAAAAGGACAATCCTGGAGGACGCGCGCCAATTACCCGCCGGTCGACTTTCCGAACGAACTTCCAACTCAGGCAGGAAGCACCACGTTTTGTGTTAAGTTACGGTTATCCGGGAAAAGGAATTCCGATGTTTCTGGGATACTCGGTTGTGTCCGGTGAAGGTGTGATTGCTTGATCTCTGACATGATATTGACTGAGATGGTGCGAGTGACGCGCCGGTGAGGCGGCCCGGTTAGAGGTAAGTTACGTCATTCCAAGAATTACGACTGtacatggaattttttttagataacaGACGCACACATTTAgcgctaaaaataaaaataatagtaatgTAAAACGGTGCATAATGAGATGAGGGAGCTCTTCCTGTTCTTCTAATTGAAACGGAAACGGCCAATCGTGTATTCGGACGCGAGTAAATCGCTCGCCATATGCCTTCCCAAGTCGGTgcgttttcgtttttttttcacggTTTTGACACGCGCTCCTATCGGAAAAAATGAGGTCGATCTATGACCAgagtttcttcaattttcactattttaaataaggaaaaatgaGTGATGAAGGTGGTGGTAAATATGTGATTGTTGCGAGGATTTAAGAAGATAATTTCCTTGAAATGAGGTAAATCGTAACCGAGATATGAAActgttatttttctaaatgtacCGCCTCATGTGGATTTCTTGTACAAGTGCCAGGAAGTCGAAGTGAATAAGCCGGCAAATCCGTAGGTTTAATAGTCACaatcactaaaaaaatgtctaattcATCATCGGACTCAATGGGATTATATGGCCCTAACAAGGATCAGGGGGGGCTGCGGAAGGCAACTGCATATTTCGAAAAGTTGAAAGGGCTAGGAAATTTGAACACTATAAATTTCCGTGATTTTGATAtctaaaacatattttttctcacCAAAGCATCTTAGATAAGATGCGTCCTTACGTGGATCtctaaaagattttttagTAGAAGTTGCTTCCAAATTTTTTACGTCCCTGTATCTGTGGCATATGTATTACAAATCGATTGGAACTAGATCAGGATCGTACTAAgcggaaaatgaaaatagcaaaattttttaaagtttcatgTTGTTCCTCAAAAGATTATAATAATTCTGAAGAGGGGGGTGCACCACTGACTTAAACAAAGcttgaattttcgaaaaaattaatataatgaaatttgtataaatccattttaattaaatccagGATCGTACCGTGAGTGAAGAATGATAAAAAGTATAGAAAATCTCACTTCGATTTGTTTGTTCATGGTTTGcgatttataataaaatgaaagtCTTATAAAAGACCTCCTGAAATCTGTGAAAGACTTTTACAAGGTCTTATCTTACCATCTACATGTAATCCCCCTTTAAATTTCTATCAGACGAAAGTGCCACATCCGCCGCAAAATGTACGAAAGCTCGTGTTCATATCAGGGAGCCCTGGAGCTGAAACGTACCCCATCTACGACCTGCCCTCTCGGGATTAAAACCGAGGAATTTGGAACTTCTACTGATTGGCCCGCTTATCGGTTCTGCAACCCCAGCACTTTTGAGCAGCTCAAACAAAGCGTGGAGAAGGCCAAAGCAGCCCTACAGGTAACTTAAATCATCattacctttaaaataaatttaaaacagaaaCTTTCAGGATAGAACGTCCTTTTTCGGCAATGCCAGCGCCTTTAGCGACCTCTACAACGTTTCGTCCACAGGGAGGGCGCATCATCAGGACAATAGCATCCACGACAACTCCCGGTTGAGAGATACCACAGAGGTGGACGTTAAACGAGGTAATTTGATGGCTACACTTCGTTATTTTTCCGAATGAAAAACCGGCCCcaattaagcaaatttttaagagGTCTCGCCAACAAAGGGCTATTAAGGAATCAAATAAAGGCGCCCCCCATTTAAAAAACGGTcgcaaaaagaaaacaaaggGACAAAGAACGGGGGCGGAGGGCCTGCAAAGAAAATCATCTCTCGGTGCTACCGCCGCCGTCGTCGACGACGACGTCGGTTTCACTGTGGATAAAAGGAGCAAAGAATGCAAAGATATAAAGGGATAATAAAAATCTGAAGGGCATTGTGTGAGATATGGGGCAGGAGCAGGAATAGAATTCATAAATTCACATGCTCGATGCTTAAAACAAACGCAACCTCCGAGAATCAAACGCAATAAATCCATAGAGGATAAATCAATAGAGGTTAGGATATTGGCCCGGGGCCGGGGGGCGCAGCTCTCAGTTCAAATTGATAGTGACGCGTTTCCGGCCTCTAATTGACGTGTGCGAAGTGATTGATGCGCCGCTTCCGCTCCACCATGTTTGATCGGCCCGTTTAATTGCTCCCCTTATCACAACCGCCCTCAATCCCATCGGATCGGTTTCGCATGATCTCACTTGATTGGTCAATAACTTCATCCCCGAAATCCCCAAACACGTCACACATAAACAATGCAAATTGCTTATTTGCCTAGGCAAATCATACTCCATACCTGCTCCAAGTAGGCGCTCATCTTTAAAATCATAATGCTAAAAGTGGCACTGTCAGTTCTCTGCTTTTCCTTTCTGAATTTTTGCGtgaaatgaagaaattcttTAAACCAGAGGAATATTGTTCCTTTTGGAGGAGTGGCCCACTCAAGTGACAGAACTCAAAATTGTTCACCcgaacaaataattttaaatttttgttggaaattGG from Euwallacea similis isolate ESF13 chromosome 20, ESF131.1, whole genome shotgun sequence includes:
- the LOC136415531 gene encoding protein SCAI isoform X2, producing the protein MVRMAGMEEHERKIVVEFVHLLEKSKQLFNGLRDLPQYGHKQWQAYFGRTFDIYTKLWKFQQQHRQILDTKYGLKRWQIGEIASKIGQLYYHYYLRTSETNYLNEAYSFYSAIRGRAYYSRAAKEDRSELMVKKLRYYARFIVVCLLLRRMKLVRELIVELDRHIADYTSTYEPDDQIEWSLVLDEIKAFITADSLVSVLHADTNPIVLSHRLSPLTTPPVEKNQYMNLTLQEILIVGSVTEQVKFSELTMDMFRMIQTLEREPQEDFNHIYDASPAPGRVPYGIPGQKGYLENGDRPSRRENPHKYLLYKPTLSQILVFLASGFKELPANGALLLYLSCDGCFSTSKHPEDMGYDLGGVATSSKREGEHKKTKEVHCLYPGDLYPFTRRPLFVIVDSDNSFVFQHIPRYFGQPLVTLMSPQDIPPAFQDQQHNGSLFTLFLHSPLTAFCYCCNITSIAIHHWERCQSFVDRFVTEASRLFTRSRVDLSYLQFFGDDFLRLLLLRYVFCEVVLHLHRAFRGRQYRPRCQPPLPDAELLEHPSLQHLVLDLAAHLEVRTHFVEGNELE
- the LOC136415531 gene encoding protein SCAI isoform X1, producing MVRMAGMEEHERKIVVEFVHLLEKSKQLFNGLRDLPQYGHKQWQAYFGRTFDIYTKLWKFQQQHRQILDTKYGLKRWQIGEIASKIGQLYYHYYLRTSETNYLNEAYSFYSAIRGRAYYSRAAKEDRAFRSELMVKKLRYYARFIVVCLLLRRMKLVRELIVELDRHIADYTSTYEPDDQIEWSLVLDEIKAFITADSLVSVLHADTNPIVLSHRLSPLTTPPVEKNQYMNLTLQEILIVGSVTEQVKFSELTMDMFRMIQTLEREPQEDFNHIYDASPAPGRVPYGIPGQKGYLENGDRPSRRENPHKYLLYKPTLSQILVFLASGFKELPANGALLLYLSCDGCFSTSKHPEDMGYDLGGVATSSKREGEHKKTKEVHCLYPGDLYPFTRRPLFVIVDSDNSFVFQHIPRYFGQPLVTLMSPQDIPPAFQDQQHNGSLFTLFLHSPLTAFCYCCNITSIAIHHWERCQSFVDRFVTEASRLFTRSRVDLSYLQFFGDDFLRLLLLRYVFCEVVLHLHRAFRGRQYRPRCQPPLPDAELLEHPSLQHLVLDLAAHLEVRTHFVEGNELE